The Vespa velutina chromosome 4, iVesVel2.1, whole genome shotgun sequence genome has a window encoding:
- the LOC124948896 gene encoding uncharacterized protein LOC124948896 isoform X1 has product MATVFDSPFLSNRLRQIEERYEPSTFGRCDCTSYSYLSVSVVLFTVGTTITVFALGNVAEGYVFSNLGHMWLIGPIFICSGLMVAVKCMLYLRRKSVIQMIFHQRQLFRHLQELAASPSVGTSGMGTPGPPSYEVITQAQGSNELPPPSYAEAVSLLRQAGINDTKLDCGTVSCSTINVDENMRSKP; this is encoded by the exons ATGGCTACGGTCTTTGATAGTCCATTTCTGTCGAATCGACTGCGTCAAATCGAGGAACGTTACGAGCCTAGCACGTTTGGCAGGTGCGATTGCACGAGCTATAGTTATTTATCGGTGAGTGTCGTTCTCTTCACGGTCGGAACGACTATCACCGTATTTGCTCTTGGCAATGTCGCCGAGGGATACGTATTTTCCAATTTGGGCCATATGTGGCTCATAGGTCCGATCTTTATCTGTTCCGGACTGATGGTCGCCGTTAAGTGTATGCTATATCTCAGAAGAAAATCCGTCATACAGATGATCTTTCATCAACGACAACTTTTCAGG CATTTGCAGGAACTGGCAGCATCTCCGAGCGTTGGTACAAGCGGTATGGGTACTCCTGGACCACCTTCTTACGAAGTTATTACACAAGCTCAAGGATCAAATGAATTGCCACCTCCTTCATATGCAGAAGCTGTTTCACTTTTACGACAAGCAGGAATTAATG ATACGAAATTGGATTGTGGAACTGTTTCGTGCAGTACCATCAATGTCGATGAGAATATGCGTAGCAAACCTTGA
- the LOC124948896 gene encoding uncharacterized protein LOC124948896 isoform X2 gives MATVFDSPFLSNRLRQIEERYEPSTFGRCDCTSYSYLSVSVVLFTVGTTITVFALGNVAEGYVFSNLGHMWLIGPIFICSGLMVAVKCMLYLRRKSVIQMIFHQRQLFRELAASPSVGTSGMGTPGPPSYEVITQAQGSNELPPPSYAEAVSLLRQAGINDTKLDCGTVSCSTINVDENMRSKP, from the exons ATGGCTACGGTCTTTGATAGTCCATTTCTGTCGAATCGACTGCGTCAAATCGAGGAACGTTACGAGCCTAGCACGTTTGGCAGGTGCGATTGCACGAGCTATAGTTATTTATCGGTGAGTGTCGTTCTCTTCACGGTCGGAACGACTATCACCGTATTTGCTCTTGGCAATGTCGCCGAGGGATACGTATTTTCCAATTTGGGCCATATGTGGCTCATAGGTCCGATCTTTATCTGTTCCGGACTGATGGTCGCCGTTAAGTGTATGCTATATCTCAGAAGAAAATCCGTCATACAGATGATCTTTCATCAACGACAACTTTTCAGG GAACTGGCAGCATCTCCGAGCGTTGGTACAAGCGGTATGGGTACTCCTGGACCACCTTCTTACGAAGTTATTACACAAGCTCAAGGATCAAATGAATTGCCACCTCCTTCATATGCAGAAGCTGTTTCACTTTTACGACAAGCAGGAATTAATG ATACGAAATTGGATTGTGGAACTGTTTCGTGCAGTACCATCAATGTCGATGAGAATATGCGTAGCAAACCTTGA